One Phyllostomus discolor isolate MPI-MPIP mPhyDis1 chromosome 10, mPhyDis1.pri.v3, whole genome shotgun sequence genomic window carries:
- the LOC114507905 gene encoding 28S ribosomal protein S36, mitochondrial-like — MVINLDFATEYAFSPSAKKMKYWSSKMASASRVVQVVKPHTPLIRFPNRKDHPKPNVSEVLRSAGLPSHSSSISQHFKGSKSPDWLMHQGPPDTAEIIKTLPQKYRRKPMSQEEMEFIQRGGPE, encoded by the exons ATGGTTATAAATCTTGACTTTGCTACAGAATATGCATTTTCTCCTTCAGCTAAGAAAATGAAGTACTG GTCGAGTAAGATGGCGTCTGCTAGCAGGGTTGTTCAGGTAGTCAAGCCACATACTCCGTTAATAAGGTTCCCTAACAGAAAAGACCATCCTAAACCCAATGTATCAGAAGTTCTGAGATCAGCAGGACTACCATCTCACTCTTCTTCAATTTCACAGCATTTTAAGGGAAGTAAATCACCAGATTGGCTGATGCATCAGGGTCCACCAGACActgcagaaataataaaaacattacctCAGAAATATAGAAGGAAGCCTATGTCTCAAGAAGAAATGGAATTTATCCAGCGTGGAGGTCCAGAATAA